A stretch of the Flavobacterium sp. 9R genome encodes the following:
- a CDS encoding translocation/assembly module TamB domain-containing protein: MKPNIKKSISVVRKIVLGAVLLLLVLGIALHLPVVQRFAKDQAVDYLQEKIKTKVQIDSLSFGLFQPIKVHGLYLSDQKKDTLLAGQHLAVDFSLVDLISNQLTLNSITLEGITAKIDRNRQGTFNFDYITQAFASPEKPKEEPSKPMAIVLRKINLNQIRFIYNDAKEPIKATLKLKHFDTEFQAFDLEKQEIDLPKIKVTGLTADVSQALKATPKTVVSNKRATAPSPVWKINLGEIDIRKVQVDYLESVQKTKAHVSFKRWYTKIDLIDLANELVVINTLNFENLRGAVALGKVNKIAAPKVTNPAEKPNQWEVKINQTDVAQLFFQFDNNNFNRLSKGLDYNHIQLKKAHLKAANFHYKPESIAVNVASFAGKEQSGLVIDSLSTDFFFGPKNSYLKKLYLKTPQTLLRNQVLLGYPSVATLSKNPGEISVKANLKKSQLGFKDVLLLAPQLTNTNPFASNPKGILLINSTVSGKLNRIEIPNLEVSGIGKTKLQASGSIVGLPNVDQARFDIAIQNFESTAKDLQQFAPKGSLPTNLSLPNQLSGKGSFKGTIHSFFTDVVLNSSFGKAKVKATFDQRQKNKERYDAQAELTNFDIGRLIQNKDLGKISSRIRVKGTGLDPKTATIVSTGTVSKLMYNKYTYQNLSWNGALKQGLFEATMDANDPNLTFTLTGTGGMNGKTPKGNVKLHLDIADLEKLNLHAGPLKLKGEVDANILSADLDRLNGTVVAHQLVITNEKGAFPIDSVQFKAVSNKEKTELLLNSSLVDATMEGQFKISQLATALQNSIAHYYNTTPKAKRKTTAPQQFSFTLNTKESPLFAQLLPEVKELAPIQFSGRYNSVNDSIAVTGKMPKLVYGNQTITNADLNISTNDNALNYSVTIDDIQNPQMQLPFTLLSGKVANNQIDYALQLKDNKDKERYFLAGNVKTSQGNTLLHLDKNVLLNYENWQIPENNQIISTPKGLIISDFKLEHEGSSISVQSQTSNANAPIALAFENFDIQTISSMVEKDDWQMSGKINGTAVVKNIATQPLFTSDIKIDAFTFKKEAVGDFVIQIKNERENEYDTHVALTGQENDVRLDGTYSSQSDSFDMKLAIAKLNMKSIQGFSMGQLIKSSGYLSGNFDIKGTTAEPNLNGLLQFNNVGFNVKQLNANFNSINDAIAFENQKIIFKKFTIKDEKNNDLIIDGLINTTSLDNLAFDLAIDAKNFKAINSKAKDNELFYGELFLDNHITITGTSKNPIIKGAIKVNKDTKFTIVVPQSDPSIADREGIVEFIDQDHPALATTLKGDEKASQSDIMGINASVDITVDKDAELTMIIDKTTGDFVKVKGTANLNGGIDASGKTNLTGKYEIEEGQYEMTFSSIKKKFDIKKGSYILWKGEPMEADINITAVYKVTTAPIDLVLNQIGSVSDSEKNTYKEKIPFETELKMTGEIMKPEIAFDIVMPENNSVSSKVMSTTKAKLEQLRQDPNEMNKQVFALLVLGNFMGENPLSSESGFSAESMARGSASKILSNQLNNFAGNLIKGVELNFDLQSTEDYSTGKKEEKTDLNVAVSKKLFNDRVKVTVGSSFELEGSQQANEKATNIAGDVSIDYQITKDGRYKIRGYRVNKYQVALQGEVVETGVSFIITMDYNKFKELFQRSK, encoded by the coding sequence TTGAAACCTAATATCAAGAAAAGTATTTCGGTGGTACGCAAAATAGTCTTGGGGGCTGTCCTCTTGCTATTGGTTTTGGGTATAGCGCTGCATTTGCCCGTGGTACAACGATTCGCCAAAGACCAAGCGGTCGATTACCTACAAGAAAAAATCAAAACCAAAGTACAAATCGACTCGCTTTCGTTTGGACTTTTTCAACCCATAAAAGTACACGGCTTGTATTTGTCCGACCAAAAGAAAGACACTTTACTGGCAGGACAACATCTTGCCGTCGATTTTAGCCTAGTCGATTTGATTAGCAACCAACTAACGTTAAACAGCATTACACTAGAAGGCATCACTGCCAAAATAGACCGCAACCGTCAAGGCACATTCAATTTTGATTACATCACCCAAGCGTTTGCTTCTCCAGAAAAACCTAAAGAAGAGCCTTCGAAGCCTATGGCTATCGTGTTGCGTAAAATCAATCTGAACCAAATACGTTTCATATACAATGATGCCAAAGAGCCCATCAAGGCAACACTAAAACTCAAACATTTCGACACCGAATTCCAAGCCTTCGATTTAGAAAAACAAGAAATCGACCTGCCCAAAATCAAAGTCACTGGACTCACCGCAGATGTATCGCAAGCCCTAAAAGCAACTCCCAAAACGGTAGTGTCCAACAAAAGAGCTACAGCTCCCTCGCCCGTTTGGAAAATCAACCTTGGCGAAATTGATATTCGCAAAGTACAAGTCGATTACTTAGAATCCGTTCAAAAAACCAAAGCCCACGTTTCCTTCAAACGCTGGTACACCAAAATAGATTTGATTGATTTGGCCAATGAACTCGTGGTCATCAACACCCTGAATTTCGAAAACCTAAGAGGTGCCGTAGCTTTGGGTAAAGTGAATAAGATTGCAGCTCCCAAGGTCACCAACCCCGCCGAAAAACCGAACCAATGGGAAGTGAAAATCAATCAAACCGATGTCGCTCAACTGTTTTTTCAGTTTGACAACAACAACTTTAACCGTTTGTCAAAAGGATTAGATTACAACCATATCCAACTCAAAAAAGCCCACCTCAAAGCGGCTAATTTTCATTACAAACCCGAATCGATTGCGGTCAACGTAGCTTCTTTTGCCGGAAAAGAACAAAGTGGTTTGGTCATAGATTCTCTCTCCACCGACTTTTTCTTTGGCCCCAAAAACAGCTATTTGAAAAAGCTGTACCTCAAAACACCTCAAACCCTTTTGCGCAACCAAGTGCTTTTGGGTTATCCTTCTGTAGCGACTCTAAGTAAAAATCCGGGTGAAATATCCGTAAAGGCGAATCTAAAAAAGAGTCAGTTGGGTTTCAAAGATGTGCTTTTGTTGGCGCCACAATTGACCAACACCAATCCGTTTGCGAGTAATCCTAAAGGAATTTTACTGATTAACAGTACCGTTTCGGGCAAACTGAATCGCATCGAAATTCCCAATCTCGAAGTGAGCGGCATTGGCAAAACCAAATTGCAAGCGAGTGGTTCAATCGTAGGCTTACCCAATGTAGACCAAGCCCGATTCGACATCGCCATTCAAAATTTTGAGTCGACCGCCAAAGACTTGCAACAATTCGCTCCCAAAGGAAGTTTGCCTACTAACCTTAGCTTACCCAATCAATTGAGTGGAAAAGGAAGTTTCAAAGGAACGATTCATTCCTTTTTTACCGATGTGGTGCTGAATAGTAGTTTTGGCAAAGCCAAAGTAAAAGCCACTTTCGACCAACGCCAAAAAAACAAAGAACGCTACGACGCCCAAGCCGAGTTAACGAATTTTGATATCGGTCGTTTGATTCAGAATAAGGATTTGGGTAAAATAAGTAGCCGCATCCGAGTAAAAGGGACAGGATTGGACCCAAAAACAGCTACAATTGTAAGTACGGGAACGGTATCTAAACTGATGTACAACAAGTACACCTATCAAAATTTGAGTTGGAATGGCGCTCTTAAACAAGGGCTTTTTGAAGCCACGATGGATGCGAACGACCCCAATTTGACTTTTACTTTGACAGGAACTGGAGGGATGAACGGTAAAACGCCAAAAGGAAACGTAAAACTTCATTTGGACATCGCCGATTTAGAAAAACTAAACCTTCACGCAGGACCTTTAAAACTAAAAGGCGAAGTCGATGCCAATATCCTTTCCGCCGATTTGGATAGACTTAATGGAACGGTAGTCGCACATCAACTCGTAATCACCAATGAAAAAGGAGCGTTCCCGATAGATTCTGTTCAATTTAAAGCGGTATCCAATAAAGAAAAAACCGAATTGCTCTTGAACTCTAGCCTTGTGGATGCGACTATGGAAGGACAATTTAAAATAAGTCAATTAGCAACGGCTTTACAAAACTCGATAGCGCATTATTACAATACGACACCAAAAGCCAAAAGAAAAACAACGGCTCCGCAACAATTCAGCTTTACGCTCAATACCAAAGAAAGTCCGTTGTTTGCACAGTTATTGCCTGAGGTAAAGGAATTGGCTCCTATTCAGTTTTCGGGACGCTACAATTCGGTAAACGATTCGATTGCAGTCACTGGAAAAATGCCAAAACTAGTGTATGGCAATCAAACCATCACCAATGCCGATTTGAACATTTCTACCAATGATAATGCGCTGAACTATAGCGTAACCATTGATGATATTCAAAATCCACAAATGCAATTGCCTTTTACTTTACTGTCGGGAAAAGTAGCCAACAATCAAATCGATTATGCCTTGCAACTTAAAGATAATAAAGACAAAGAGCGTTATTTCCTTGCTGGAAATGTAAAAACCAGTCAAGGCAATACTTTGCTCCACTTGGATAAAAATGTCTTGCTGAATTACGAAAATTGGCAAATCCCAGAAAACAATCAAATCATTTCGACACCCAAAGGATTGATTATTTCGGATTTCAAATTAGAACACGAAGGAAGCAGTATTAGCGTGCAATCGCAAACGTCAAACGCCAATGCTCCTATCGCTTTAGCATTTGAAAATTTCGACATACAAACGATAAGTAGTATGGTCGAAAAAGACGACTGGCAAATGAGCGGAAAAATCAACGGTACGGCTGTGGTCAAAAACATAGCGACGCAACCACTTTTCACCTCAGATATAAAAATCGATGCCTTTACTTTCAAAAAAGAAGCTGTTGGCGATTTTGTGATTCAAATTAAAAACGAAAGAGAAAACGAATACGATACGCACGTAGCCCTCACAGGTCAAGAAAATGACGTAAGGCTAGACGGGACTTATAGTAGCCAAAGCGATAGCTTCGATATGAAATTGGCCATAGCGAAACTCAATATGAAGAGTATTCAAGGCTTTTCAATGGGGCAATTGATTAAAAGTAGTGGTTATTTGTCAGGTAACTTCGACATCAAAGGAACAACTGCCGAACCAAATTTAAATGGACTCTTGCAATTTAACAACGTTGGTTTCAATGTAAAACAACTCAACGCCAACTTCAATTCCATTAACGATGCCATTGCTTTTGAAAATCAAAAAATCATCTTTAAAAAGTTTACGATAAAAGACGAAAAAAACAATGACTTGATTATTGATGGTCTAATTAATACCACTTCTTTGGACAACCTCGCTTTTGATTTGGCCATTGATGCTAAAAACTTTAAAGCCATCAACTCCAAAGCGAAAGATAACGAATTGTTCTATGGCGAATTATTCCTAGACAACCACATCACTATTACTGGAACTAGTAAAAATCCAATAATCAAGGGCGCAATTAAAGTAAATAAAGACACCAAATTTACCATCGTTGTCCCACAATCCGACCCCTCAATAGCCGACAGAGAAGGCATTGTTGAGTTTATCGACCAAGACCATCCTGCGCTGGCGACTACTTTAAAAGGGGATGAAAAAGCCAGTCAAAGCGACATTATGGGTATCAATGCATCAGTGGATATTACGGTAGACAAAGACGCCGAACTAACAATGATTATTGATAAAACTACGGGCGATTTTGTAAAAGTAAAAGGCACAGCCAACTTAAACGGTGGTATTGACGCCTCCGGAAAAACTAATTTGACCGGAAAATATGAGATAGAAGAAGGACAATATGAAATGACGTTCAGTTCCATCAAAAAGAAATTCGACATCAAAAAAGGAAGTTATATTTTATGGAAAGGTGAACCTATGGAAGCCGACATCAATATTACCGCAGTGTACAAAGTGACCACGGCGCCTATCGACTTGGTGTTAAACCAAATTGGTAGTGTTTCAGACTCAGAAAAAAACACCTATAAAGAGAAAATTCCGTTTGAAACCGAGTTAAAAATGACAGGTGAAATTATGAAGCCCGAAATTGCATTTGATATCGTAATGCCAGAAAACAATTCGGTTTCCTCAAAGGTAATGAGTACTACCAAAGCCAAACTTGAACAATTACGCCAAGACCCGAACGAAATGAATAAACAGGTTTTTGCTCTATTGGTTTTGGGTAATTTTATGGGCGAAAATCCGTTATCGAGCGAATCAGGTTTCTCGGCAGAATCGATGGCAAGAGGAAGTGCAAGTAAAATTTTATCCAATCAGTTGAACAACTTTGCTGGCAATTTAATAAAAGGTGTAGAATTGAATTTTGATTTGCAATCCACCGAAGATTACTCGACAGGAAAAAAAGAAGAAAAAACAGATTTGAACGTCGCTGTATCCAAAAAACTATTCAATGACCGAGTAAAAGTTACCGTAGGCAGTAGTTTCGAATTGGAAGGCAGCCAGCAAGCCAATGAAAAAGCCACCAATATTGCAGGAGATGTTTCTATCGATTACCAAATCACAAAAGACGGTCGTTACAAAATAAGAGGGTATCGTGTAAACAAATACCAAGTAGCGCTTCAAGGAGAAGTAGTCGAAACGGGGGTCTCTTTCATCATTACGATGGATTACAATAAATTTAAAGAGTTGTTTCAGAGAAGTAAATAA